The DNA segment TCCACAATCCACTCGTAGAGCGCGCGGACCAGATAAGGTCGACTGGAGTTCATAGCGGCTCCTTAAGCCTTAGCGCATGTCGCGTTCGACACCAGACAGACTCGCCTGGAAAGCCTCACGCGCAAACTGGCGCTCCATATAATCAAGCAGCGGCTTGGCCGGCCGCGGCAGTTCAATACCCAGAATCGGCAAACGCCAGAGTATGGGTAATAGGCAGCAATCGACCAGACTTTGTTCCTCACTGAGGAAGAACGGCTTGTCCGCAAACAGCGGCGACACGCCCGTCAGGCTTTCGCGCAACTCCTTGCGCGCCACCACCCGCGCGGCTTCCTTGGCCTTGGGATCAAGAATCAGATCCACCAGACCGCACCAGTCACGCTGAATGCGATGAATCAGAAGACGGCTGTTGGCACGCGCCACCGGATAAACCGGCATCAACGGCGGGTGCGGGTAACGCTCGTCCAGATACTCCATGACCACGGTCGATTCCCACAACGCCAGGTCGCGATCGACCAGCGTAGGCAGGCTGCCGTAAGGGTTCACCTCAATCAGTTTAGGCGGCTGGCGGCCGGCTTCCACGTAAATGATTTCAGCGCTGACACCCTTCTCTGCAAGCACGATGCGCACTCGGTGGGAATAGTGGTCGGCGGGGTCGGAGTAACAGGCCAACCGATTGGTCACGCCCATGGCGATCCTCCTCGCTTGTTGAATTTTTCGGAACCGGAAAAACGCGCGCGCCCAGAGGGCACCTCCCGCAGGGTCTGACCGAGCAGACCCTGCTTTATCGGAGGCACCCTTGGGCGCGCGCGATTAACAGCAATGCTTGAAGCGTATCAGTGCACGTCTTTCCAGTATTCACGCTTGAGCAGGTAGGCGAACACAAAGAAGAACGCCAGGTACAGCAAGACATAAGTACCGATGCGCTGATGTTGCAGCTTAACCGGGTTAGCCGAGTAAGCCAGGAAGGTTACCAGATTCTTGACCTTCTCATCGAACTGCTCTTCGTTCAAAGCACCGGATTTGGGCACGATGGTCAGTTGATCGCAGGCTTCATGGGTCAAAGCCGTGCCGGTCAGCGGATCATATTGCTTCTTGCCGTCTTCGACGATCTGCACCTGCTTGCAACCTACGACCTGGCGACCTTGCAGACCGACGAGCACGTTAGGCATGCCGACGTTCGGGAAGACCTTGTTGTTCACGCCCCATGGGCGCGCCGGATCTTCGTAAAACGACTTCAGGTATCCGTACAGCCAGTCAGTGCCCCGCACCCGGGCCACCAGGGTCAGGTCCGGCGGCGCTGCACCGAACCAGGTTTTGGCGTCAGCCGGCTGCATACCGATGTTCATGTGGTCGCCAATCTTGGC comes from the Pseudomonas granadensis genome and includes:
- a CDS encoding glutathione S-transferase N-terminal domain-containing protein, with the protein product MGVTNRLACYSDPADHYSHRVRIVLAEKGVSAEIIYVEAGRQPPKLIEVNPYGSLPTLVDRDLALWESTVVMEYLDERYPHPPLMPVYPVARANSRLLIHRIQRDWCGLVDLILDPKAKEAARVVARKELRESLTGVSPLFADKPFFLSEEQSLVDCCLLPILWRLPILGIELPRPAKPLLDYMERQFAREAFQASLSGVERDMR
- a CDS encoding cytochrome c1 codes for the protein MKKLLLALIFVALPSLTFAAEGHGPELEKVDIDVSDKAALQDGARTFANYCMGCHSAKFQRYERVADDLGIPHELMLEKLVFTGAKIGDHMNIGMQPADAKTWFGAAPPDLTLVARVRGTDWLYGYLKSFYEDPARPWGVNNKVFPNVGMPNVLVGLQGRQVVGCKQVQIVEDGKKQYDPLTGTALTHEACDQLTIVPKSGALNEEQFDEKVKNLVTFLAYSANPVKLQHQRIGTYVLLYLAFFFVFAYLLKREYWKDVH